From one Cytobacillus sp. IB215665 genomic stretch:
- a CDS encoding FAD-dependent oxidoreductase produces MDLQSGKFYWPTTYNNPPSYPVLEEDINCDVLIIGGGSSGAQCAYLLSETGLKVAVVDRRQIGQGSTAVNTALIQYLGDKMLFELVNSFGEQSAILHTKLCEEAMNDIEKAAMQMKIDPEFNRRDSLYYASDEEGVEKLNKEYHFLHKHHFHVDLLTERQISERYPFAKKLALHIYDDGEINPYKYTHGLLMESQQRGVQIFERTRINGHKLENGSTTFFTANKHAIKAKHVIIAAGYEGLEFKKEKNGYLTSSYAIVTNPIDDFSGWYNKTLIWETARPYIYMRTTPDGRIIIGGLDENTHYANDRDSKIIHKKKKLVEEFNKLFPNIAVNPDYYLGAFYGGTHDGLPMIGQYEEFPSCYFIYAYGDNGMVYSGVLANILRDVITKGSHPAMDLYGKHRVSSM; encoded by the coding sequence ATGGATTTGCAAAGTGGTAAATTTTATTGGCCGACAACTTATAACAATCCTCCATCATATCCTGTGTTAGAAGAAGACATCAATTGTGATGTTCTTATTATAGGTGGAGGGAGTTCAGGTGCACAATGTGCTTATTTACTCAGTGAAACTGGTTTAAAAGTAGCTGTTGTTGATAGAAGACAAATTGGACAAGGCAGTACAGCTGTAAACACTGCTTTAATACAATATTTGGGAGATAAAATGTTATTCGAACTAGTCAATAGTTTCGGTGAACAGTCGGCTATTTTACATACAAAATTATGTGAAGAAGCAATGAATGACATCGAAAAAGCTGCAATGCAAATGAAAATAGACCCGGAATTCAACCGTAGAGATAGCCTTTATTATGCTAGTGATGAAGAAGGAGTAGAAAAGTTAAACAAAGAATATCACTTTCTTCATAAACATCATTTTCATGTCGATCTATTAACTGAAAGACAGATTAGTGAGCGGTATCCTTTTGCTAAGAAATTGGCTTTACATATTTATGATGATGGGGAAATTAATCCTTATAAATATACGCATGGTCTGCTAATGGAGTCTCAACAGAGAGGAGTTCAAATATTTGAGCGAACTAGAATTAACGGTCATAAGTTAGAGAACGGTTCGACAACTTTTTTTACAGCAAATAAACATGCTATTAAGGCTAAACATGTAATTATTGCTGCTGGCTATGAAGGATTAGAATTTAAAAAAGAAAAAAATGGGTACTTAACTAGTTCCTATGCTATCGTAACTAATCCTATTGATGACTTTTCAGGCTGGTATAACAAAACATTGATTTGGGAAACTGCTCGCCCTTACATTTATATGCGGACAACACCTGACGGTCGAATAATTATTGGAGGCTTGGACGAGAATACCCATTATGCTAATGATCGTGATTCGAAAATTATTCATAAAAAGAAGAAATTAGTAGAGGAATTCAATAAATTGTTCCCAAACATAGCAGTTAATCCAGATTATTATTTAGGTGCTTTTTATGGTGGCACCCATGATGGATTACCTATGATTGGACAATATGAAGAATTTCCAAGCTGTTATTTTATATATGCATATGGTGATAACGGAATGGTTTATAGCGGAGTGCTAGCAAACATATTAAGAGATGTCATAACAAAGGGCTCACATCCAGCAATGGACCTGTATGGAAAACATCGCGTTTCATCTATGTAG
- a CDS encoding sulfurtransferase TusA family protein, with product MADVMITRSIDARGSYCPGPLMELIKSIKTSKIGDIIEVLSSDKGSAVDIPEWAKKMGHEIVYLKRIDEEYKIAVRKMR from the coding sequence ATGGCTGATGTTATGATCACAAGGTCTATTGATGCTCGTGGCTCATATTGTCCAGGTCCATTAATGGAGCTTATTAAATCCATTAAAACAAGTAAGATAGGTGACATTATTGAAGTTCTTTCATCCGACAAAGGATCGGCTGTTGACATTCCGGAATGGGCCAAAAAAATGGGCCACGAAATAGTTTATTTAAAAAGAATAGATGAAGAGTACAAAATAGCGGTCAGAAAAATGAGATAA
- the iadA gene encoding beta-aspartyl-peptidase, with the protein MSYILIKNGKIYNPNYHGKADILMINDKIVKIAEDISVEHDLFDMEVINAMGKIVVPGFIDQHVHLIGGGGELGFYSRTPEVVLSDLVKNGITTVVGLLGTDGETRHIESLLAKAHGLEHEGITTFIHTGSYTIPSVTITGSVKKDIMFIDKVIGVKVALSDHRSSQMADQEMIRLASEARVAGMLSGKSGMVHIHVGGGGARLDQLLRIVEETDIPITQFMPTHVSRTKGLLEQAIQFAQVGGRIDISTYAEVYNNDEILPSDAVVECLNHKVPVENITISSDGNGSLPVYDENSNIIGLDVGKVDTLYTVFKHLVTKKNIDLADALKIVTSNVAKAIGAYPHKGLLKEGSDADIVILNEQTLNIEHVFAKGQQMVKDGQVIVKGTFE; encoded by the coding sequence ATGTCATACATATTAATTAAGAATGGTAAAATATACAATCCTAACTATCACGGAAAAGCAGACATATTAATGATTAACGATAAAATCGTGAAGATAGCTGAGGATATTTCTGTAGAACATGATCTATTTGATATGGAAGTCATCAATGCAATGGGCAAGATCGTCGTTCCAGGGTTTATAGATCAACATGTTCATCTAATAGGTGGTGGTGGCGAACTTGGTTTTTATAGTAGAACACCTGAGGTGGTGCTATCTGATCTTGTGAAAAATGGCATCACTACAGTCGTTGGATTGCTCGGAACAGATGGTGAAACAAGGCATATTGAATCCCTCCTCGCTAAGGCTCATGGTTTAGAACATGAAGGAATAACGACATTTATTCATACAGGTTCATATACAATACCGAGTGTCACGATTACAGGTAGTGTGAAGAAGGATATTATGTTTATTGATAAAGTAATTGGTGTGAAGGTTGCGCTTTCAGATCATCGGTCTTCACAAATGGCAGATCAAGAAATGATTCGTTTAGCTTCTGAGGCAAGAGTAGCAGGTATGTTAAGTGGCAAAAGTGGTATGGTGCATATCCATGTTGGAGGTGGAGGCGCTCGACTTGATCAGTTATTACGAATTGTAGAAGAAACAGACATTCCTATTACTCAATTCATGCCTACACATGTTTCAAGAACGAAGGGGTTACTTGAACAAGCCATTCAGTTTGCACAAGTTGGTGGTCGTATTGATATATCAACATACGCAGAGGTCTATAACAATGACGAAATCCTACCGAGTGATGCAGTAGTAGAATGTTTAAACCATAAAGTTCCGGTCGAAAACATTACGATAAGCTCTGATGGGAATGGAAGCTTACCTGTGTATGATGAAAATAGCAACATCATTGGGTTAGATGTAGGTAAAGTGGATACTCTATACACTGTTTTTAAGCATTTAGTTACGAAGAAGAATATCGATTTAGCTGATGCTTTAAAAATCGTAACCTCTAATGTTGCTAAAGCAATTGGTGCGTATCCACATAAGGGTTTGTTAAAAGAAGGTAGTGATGCAGACATTGTTATTCTAAATGAACAAACTCTTAATATTGAACATGTATTTGCAAAAGGACAACAGATGGTCAAGGATGGGCAAGTAATTGTGAAAGGAACATTTGAATAA
- a CDS encoding DUF4825 domain-containing protein, translating to MNFRSKLIVLLFILGLVLYGVVNVIVLPKINANEKQYVIEQQDPLTHDFDRILSYKNQYMGNAANLGMLFDHLPLNDIQRTYQSYPELLTFEIIYQEKILNISNKENVERAFIYNATAAFALIDNLEGLYFTLDDERYKISRTSLEQWYGIDLRSLTHKSIWEEKIQNRLADDKNIKEGITTVFERETY from the coding sequence ATGAATTTTAGAAGCAAATTAATTGTATTGTTATTTATTTTAGGGTTGGTGTTGTATGGAGTTGTCAATGTGATCGTATTGCCAAAAATAAATGCTAATGAAAAACAATATGTCATAGAACAACAAGACCCACTAACACATGACTTTGACCGTATTTTAAGTTATAAAAACCAATACATGGGAAATGCTGCAAATCTCGGTATGCTTTTTGATCACTTACCATTAAACGATATTCAAAGAACTTATCAATCGTATCCAGAGTTACTTACTTTTGAAATTATCTATCAGGAAAAAATATTAAATATAAGTAACAAAGAAAATGTTGAAAGAGCTTTTATTTATAATGCGACAGCTGCTTTTGCGCTCATTGATAATTTAGAAGGTTTATATTTTACACTTGATGATGAAAGGTATAAAATTTCACGTACAAGTCTTGAACAATGGTATGGGATAGATTTGAGAAGTTTAACTCATAAAAGTATATGGGAAGAAAAAATCCAAAACAGGTTAGCTGATGATAAAAATATTAAAGAAGGAATAACAACGGTATTTGAAAGAGAAACATATTGA
- a CDS encoding transcriptional regulator SplA domain-containing protein yields MDNKHVKAGDQVYVIYRNPHTPNVANIEQAEIVAHPENNNDVALFLHESFHLIDEDDAVYPTYEEAEKAFNNIFDYEQD; encoded by the coding sequence ATGGATAATAAACATGTTAAAGCAGGAGATCAGGTGTATGTGATATATCGCAACCCTCATACCCCAAATGTTGCAAATATTGAGCAAGCAGAAATAGTAGCACATCCAGAAAATAACAATGATGTTGCACTTTTTCTTCATGAATCTTTTCATTTAATTGACGAGGATGATGCAGTTTATCCTACGTATGAAGAAGCAGAAAAAGCGTTCAATAATATATTTGATTACGAACAAGACTAA
- a CDS encoding FAD/NAD(P)-binding oxidoreductase — MKKRIVIIGAGSGGMMVANKLARQLNDEITEDKVEVQLISNTEQHIYQPGYLYVVFNEKAPEHFIRQQETLVHRNVHLQFDDIEKIIPEKKFDKVKDNSIFLRCFSYCYWLSP; from the coding sequence ATGAAAAAAAGGATTGTTATCATCGGTGCAGGTAGTGGTGGCATGATGGTAGCGAATAAATTGGCACGGCAGTTAAATGATGAAATAACAGAAGATAAAGTTGAGGTTCAATTAATTTCTAATACAGAACAGCATATTTATCAGCCTGGTTATTTATATGTTGTATTTAATGAAAAAGCCCCTGAACATTTTATCCGTCAGCAAGAAACACTCGTCCATAGAAATGTTCATTTACAATTTGATGATATTGAAAAAATTATCCCTGAAAAAAAATTTGATAAAGTCAAAGACAACTCAATATTCCTACGATGTTTTAGTTATTGCTACTGGCTCTCACCCTAA
- the splB gene encoding spore photoproduct lyase: MVKPFMPQLVYYEPNAITYKLGEELLDKFNDLGVEIRKTTSHNQVRNIPGEGHLQQYRNAKSTLVIGVRKTLKFDSSKPSAEYALPLATGCMGHCHYCYLQTTMGSKPYIRTYVNVEEILDQAHQYMVERSPEETRFEASCTSDIVGIDHLTHTLKRTIEYFGQSDLGKLRFVTKFSHVDHLLTANHNGKTRFRFSINADYVIKNFEPGTSPLSDRIDAAKKVVDAGYPLGFIVAPIYLHEGWKEGYRNLFINLDEQLPKTQRGDITFEMIQHRFTKPAKRVIEKNYPKSKLKMEEEDRRYKWGRYGIGKYIYQKDEEAELKDTLESYVDQFFPEAKIEYFT, translated from the coding sequence ATGGTAAAGCCCTTTATGCCACAGCTTGTCTACTATGAACCTAATGCTATAACTTACAAGCTGGGTGAAGAGCTTTTAGATAAATTTAACGACTTAGGCGTCGAAATAAGAAAAACGACCTCTCATAATCAAGTAAGGAATATACCAGGTGAAGGTCATTTGCAACAATATCGTAACGCTAAATCAACGTTAGTGATAGGTGTTAGAAAAACGTTAAAATTTGATTCATCAAAGCCTTCGGCTGAATATGCACTTCCTTTGGCGACTGGATGTATGGGACATTGTCATTATTGTTATTTACAAACGACAATGGGAAGTAAACCTTATATTAGAACGTATGTCAATGTAGAAGAAATTCTTGATCAAGCTCATCAATATATGGTTGAGCGTTCACCAGAGGAGACAAGATTTGAAGCCTCTTGTACTTCAGATATTGTAGGGATCGATCACTTAACACATACTTTAAAACGAACAATAGAGTATTTTGGACAAAGTGATTTAGGTAAATTACGGTTCGTCACAAAATTCTCCCATGTAGATCATTTGTTAACTGCTAACCATAACGGAAAAACTCGCTTTCGCTTTAGTATCAATGCAGATTATGTCATAAAAAATTTTGAACCAGGTACGTCGCCATTATCAGATCGAATTGATGCGGCTAAAAAAGTTGTAGATGCAGGGTATCCATTAGGTTTTATTGTAGCCCCTATTTACTTGCATGAAGGGTGGAAAGAGGGATATCGAAATTTATTCATCAATCTAGATGAACAGCTACCAAAAACACAAAGAGGTGATATTACCTTTGAGATGATTCAACATAGATTTACGAAGCCAGCTAAACGTGTAATTGAAAAAAACTATCCAAAATCAAAGCTCAAAATGGAGGAAGAAGATAGAAGGTATAAATGGGGGAGGTATGGAATCGGAAAATATATCTATCAAAAAGATGAAGAGGCAGAACTTAAAGATACGTTGGAAAGTTATGTAGATCAATTTTTTCCAGAAGCAAAAATTGAGTATTTTACTTAA
- a CDS encoding FAD/NAD(P)-binding oxidoreductase: protein MIKSKTTQYSYDVLVIATGSHPNFNSIPGLQEGADNFYTLEGAIKLRDKLVDMKKGKILITIDVPHKCPAAPLELALMLEDYFSKRGIKDDITIKYTYPIGRIHSLQPVSAWAEPEFEKRNIEFESFFNVESVDPQRKVVMTMDGEEHSYDLLISIPSHEGAPVVVNSGLGDEIGFIPTDRYTLKMAGSDNIYVVGDATNLPISKAGSTAHYQTEALVPNIVNRVKGLPETHRYNGKVACFLENSLEDASMITFDYHTPPKPVATSDFLHWFKLVYGELYWLNARGIL, encoded by the coding sequence TTGATAAAGTCAAAGACAACTCAATATTCCTACGATGTTTTAGTTATTGCTACTGGCTCTCACCCTAATTTTAATAGTATCCCTGGTTTACAAGAGGGGGCAGATAATTTCTACACACTTGAAGGGGCTATTAAATTACGAGATAAGCTAGTAGATATGAAAAAAGGTAAAATTCTTATTACGATTGACGTTCCTCATAAATGTCCTGCAGCTCCTCTAGAATTAGCATTAATGTTAGAAGATTATTTTAGTAAGAGGGGTATAAAAGACGACATTACGATTAAATACACATATCCAATAGGTAGAATTCATTCATTGCAACCAGTGTCAGCTTGGGCAGAACCGGAATTTGAGAAACGCAATATAGAATTCGAGTCATTTTTTAACGTAGAATCAGTTGATCCACAACGCAAGGTTGTAATGACAATGGATGGTGAGGAGCATTCTTATGATCTACTCATTTCTATTCCATCTCATGAAGGGGCACCAGTTGTTGTAAATTCAGGACTCGGTGATGAGATCGGCTTCATTCCGACAGATCGTTATACATTAAAAATGGCAGGGTCAGATAATATTTATGTGGTAGGAGATGCCACTAACTTACCAATTAGCAAAGCTGGCTCCACAGCACATTATCAGACAGAAGCGTTAGTACCTAATATTGTGAATCGTGTTAAAGGTTTACCTGAAACTCATAGATATAATGGTAAAGTCGCGTGTTTTTTAGAAAACAGTTTAGAGGACGCAAGTATGATTACATTCGACTATCATACACCACCTAAACCAGTTGCCACTTCTGATTTTCTTCATTGGTTCAAGCTAGTCTATGGTGAGTTATATTGGCTAAACGCAAGAGGAATTTTGTAA
- a CDS encoding manganese-dependent inorganic pyrophosphatase, producing MEKTLIFGHKNPDTDTICSAIAYAELKTQIGMNAEPVRLGEVNGETQFALDHFHIDAPRLVETVSNEVNSVILVDHNERQQSVDDIDKVRVLEVIDHHRIANFETSDPLYYRAEPVGCTATILNKLYKEHGVTIKKEIAGLMLSAIISDSLLFKSPTCTEEDVAAARELAEIAEVNLEEFGLNMLKAGADLSDKAPSEMISLDAKEFQMGSAKVEIAQVNTVDTADVLTRKSDLETAMSNVINEKGLDLFLFVVTDILTNDSTAIALGESANAVEKAFNVSLQDNTAILKGVVSRKKQVVPQLTEALS from the coding sequence ATGGAAAAAACACTCATTTTCGGACACAAAAATCCAGATACAGATACAATCTGTTCTGCAATAGCTTATGCGGAATTAAAAACACAAATTGGAATGAACGCTGAGCCTGTACGCCTTGGTGAAGTAAACGGAGAAACACAATTTGCTTTAGACCATTTCCATATAGATGCACCACGTTTAGTTGAAACAGTTTCAAATGAAGTAAACAGTGTTATTTTAGTTGACCACAACGAGCGTCAGCAAAGTGTGGATGATATTGATAAAGTTCGTGTACTCGAAGTCATTGACCATCACCGTATCGCTAATTTTGAAACGAGTGACCCTTTGTATTATCGTGCTGAACCAGTTGGTTGTACAGCTACGATCTTAAACAAGTTATATAAAGAGCACGGTGTAACAATAAAAAAAGAAATTGCGGGATTAATGTTATCAGCGATCATTTCTGATTCATTATTATTCAAATCACCGACATGCACAGAAGAAGACGTAGCTGCTGCACGTGAATTAGCAGAAATTGCAGAGGTGAATCTTGAAGAATTTGGCTTAAACATGCTGAAGGCTGGTGCAGATTTAAGCGATAAAGCTCCTAGTGAGATGATATCTCTTGATGCAAAAGAATTCCAAATGGGTTCTGCTAAAGTTGAAATTGCACAAGTAAACACAGTAGATACAGCAGATGTTCTTACTCGCAAAAGCGACTTAGAGACAGCGATGTCAAATGTCATAAATGAAAAAGGACTAGATTTATTTTTATTCGTTGTAACTGACATTTTAACAAATGATTCAACTGCTATTGCACTAGGTGAATCTGCTAATGCTGTAGAAAAAGCATTCAATGTATCATTACAAGACAATACTGCTATTCTCAAAGGTGTTGTTTCACGTAAAAAGCAAGTTGTTCCACAATTAACTGAAGCATTATCTTAA
- a CDS encoding PadR family transcriptional regulator, translating to MSEISISRELIRGNIDTIILCILLEHDNYGYEIIKAIAKKSKRTYELKETSLYTSLKRLESQKLIQSYWGNESQGGRRKYYKITSLGTETYQKNLSAWKTAKTLIDQLIE from the coding sequence ATGAGTGAGATAAGCATTAGTCGAGAGTTAATTCGTGGAAATATTGATACGATTATTCTTTGCATACTGTTGGAACACGATAATTATGGTTACGAAATTATAAAAGCAATTGCAAAGAAAAGTAAACGAACATACGAATTGAAGGAAACTTCATTATATACAAGTCTGAAAAGACTGGAATCACAGAAGCTAATTCAATCTTATTGGGGAAATGAAAGCCAAGGGGGGAGAAGGAAGTATTATAAGATAACATCATTGGGAACAGAAACTTATCAAAAGAACCTTAGCGCTTGGAAAACAGCAAAAACGCTAATTGATCAATTAATTGAGTGA